The nucleotide sequence GTGGTGTCGCCCACCATCGCGGTGGTCGCCGCATCAGCGCCCAAACGGGACATCGCCAGCAGCCCCATTTCCGGGTGCGGTTTGGGATGCGTCACCATGTCCGCGCCCAGTACCAAATCGAAGTACGACCATAATCCGGCCGCCTCCAGCAGCGCCTTTGCACTGACGAATACCTTGCTGGTGGCGACCGCCAGCGCATACTCTTGCCTTCTGAGCAAGGTCAGACCCTCCTCCACGCCGGGAAAGACCAGCCCCGGCGCCTGCGGCAACACCTGCTCACGAAAAACGGCCTGATACTGCCTGATGGCGGCGGCGACGCTTTCATCTTCGAGCGGCAGCGCCAGAATCTGACCAAAGGCTTTTTCCAGCGGCATACCTATGGTAGCGCGAATAGCGCGACGGTCCTCAAACGGCATCCCCAAATCACGCAATGTCGTGACAAACGCACTAACAATGCCGCTCGGCGTGTCGACCAGCGTGCCGTCCAGATCAAAAATCACAAGTGGCTTCATGAGACATATCCTTATGCCTGGTTTTGCTGTCGTAGGTAGTCGGTATGGGCGCGGGCCAGTTTGCCAGCCAGCGCGGCCGTACTGATCAGCACCGACATATTGGCCTTGACCGTCCGCCCTTGCGTGGCTTTGGCGACGGCGCGCATCAGATACGGCGTGGCGCCCGGCCCGCGAATACCTTCATGCTCCGCCTGAAGGGCGGCGTCACGGATAATCGACTCCACT is from Dickeya dianthicola NCPPB 453 and encodes:
- a CDS encoding HAD family hydrolase; the encoded protein is MKPLVIFDLDGTLVDTPSGIVSAFVTTLRDLGMPFEDRRAIRATIGMPLEKAFGQILALPLEDESVAAAIRQYQAVFREQVLPQAPGLVFPGVEEGLTLLRRQEYALAVATSKVFVSAKALLEAAGLWSYFDLVLGADMVTHPKPHPEMGLLAMSRLGADAATTAMVGDTTHDLLMAKQAGMVAIGVTWGIHHTDQLKAAEPQVIVDTFGEVVGAAHALLKRSSSPASYC